One Defluviimonas sp. SAOS-178_SWC DNA window includes the following coding sequences:
- a CDS encoding coniferyl aldehyde dehydrogenase, whose amino-acid sequence MDRREVDVTGLAAILEIQRRAFAKDGIPDLAVRRARLERLKAAIRAHKGDFVRAAAADFGRRPAEETIILDLGPVVQAINHMRRHLGRWMRPERRPVPFTLWPGRARVMRQPKAVVGIMAPWNHPFGLSFLPLATALAAGNRAMLKLSEQAPESARAMGAMLAECFAPEEVAVVTGGAEVGAAFAGLPFDHLVFTGSTEVGRKVMRAAAESLVPVTLELGGKSPVILGRDADFGKAARDIAFGKIANAGQTCIAPDYVLVHEADADGFLARLTAAMNRTLAGGQGMTTIVSDRHAGRLRALVAEAEASGAKVAWIGGGGEGRQVAPALITGAAALTAVMREEIFGPLLPILRYRDLVEAIAHVRAGPRPLALYYYGGKEGRDTVLAGTISGNVTVNGVMTHYAVESLPFGGIGASGMGAYHGREGFEAMSHARGVFDEPLRSLIPLGRPGGPFVKLLARYMMR is encoded by the coding sequence AGGCGCGAAGTGGACGTGACCGGATTGGCGGCGATCCTTGAGATCCAGAGGCGGGCCTTCGCCAAAGACGGCATTCCCGACCTCGCGGTCCGACGGGCACGCCTTGAACGGCTCAAGGCGGCGATCCGGGCGCACAAGGGCGATTTCGTCCGCGCCGCCGCCGCCGATTTCGGCCGGCGCCCGGCGGAGGAGACGATCATCCTCGACCTCGGTCCCGTGGTGCAGGCGATCAACCACATGCGCCGCCATCTCGGCCGCTGGATGCGGCCCGAGCGGCGACCGGTACCTTTCACGCTCTGGCCGGGCCGGGCCCGGGTGATGCGCCAGCCGAAGGCCGTGGTGGGGATCATGGCGCCGTGGAACCATCCGTTCGGCCTTTCGTTCCTGCCGCTGGCGACGGCGCTCGCGGCCGGGAACCGGGCGATGCTGAAGCTCTCCGAACAGGCGCCCGAATCGGCCCGGGCGATGGGCGCGATGCTGGCCGAGTGCTTCGCGCCCGAAGAGGTCGCGGTGGTGACGGGCGGGGCGGAGGTCGGGGCTGCCTTCGCGGGACTGCCCTTCGATCATCTCGTCTTTACCGGATCGACCGAGGTTGGCCGCAAGGTGATGCGCGCGGCGGCGGAGAGCCTCGTGCCAGTGACGCTGGAGCTGGGCGGCAAGTCGCCGGTGATCCTCGGCCGCGACGCGGATTTCGGGAAGGCCGCGCGCGACATCGCCTTCGGCAAGATCGCCAATGCCGGCCAGACCTGCATCGCGCCCGACTACGTGCTGGTGCACGAGGCCGATGCGGACGGGTTCCTGGCCCGGCTGACCGCCGCGATGAACCGCACCTTGGCGGGCGGGCAGGGGATGACAACGATCGTCAGCGACCGCCATGCCGGGCGGCTGCGGGCGCTTGTCGCGGAGGCCGAGGCGAGTGGCGCCAAGGTTGCGTGGATCGGCGGCGGGGGCGAGGGACGGCAGGTTGCGCCCGCGCTGATCACCGGTGCGGCTGCCTTGACCGCCGTGATGCGAGAGGAGATTTTCGGCCCGCTCCTGCCAATCCTCCGGTACCGCGACCTTGTGGAGGCGATCGCCCATGTCCGCGCTGGGCCGCGCCCGCTGGCACTTTACTACTACGGCGGGAAGGAAGGACGGGATACGGTTCTCGCCGGTACGATCAGCGGCAATGTGACGGTGAACGGCGTGATGACCCATTATGCCGTCGAGAGCCTGCCCTTCGGCGGGATCGGCGCGAGCGGCATGGGCGCCTATCATGGCCGGGAGGGGTTCGAGGCGATGAGCCATGCACGGGGTGTCTTTGACGAACCCCTGCGGAGCCTGATCCCGCTCGGCCGCCCCGGCGGTCCCTTCGTGAAGCTCCTTGCGCGCTACATGATGCGGTGA
- a CDS encoding lysophospholipid acyltransferase family protein produces MTAPTAQKPTAPTVSVRDRLTNAAARAVIGLARALPYRTRVPVAGRIVSRVVAPLAGWRRRIRDNLALACPDLPPAEVERLVRAVPDNVGRTMIELYSGAEFVDRVRELPLQGAGAAALEAAHRDGRPVILATGHFGNYDVARAALIARGYRVGGLYRPMKNPLFNAHYVDAISQIGTPLFPRGKKGMGEMVRFLKSGGMLGLLMDQHMRHGVALSFFGQTALTATSAADLALKYGADVIPIYGVRQPDGLSFEIVAEAPIPHGDPEVMTQAINDSLERLTRRHMGQWFWIHRRWK; encoded by the coding sequence ATGACGGCACCGACCGCGCAGAAACCGACCGCCCCGACCGTCTCCGTCCGCGACCGGCTGACCAACGCCGCCGCCCGCGCGGTGATCGGTCTCGCCCGCGCCCTGCCCTACCGGACACGCGTACCCGTGGCGGGCCGGATCGTGTCCCGCGTCGTCGCACCCCTCGCCGGCTGGCGCCGCCGCATCCGCGACAACCTCGCGCTCGCCTGCCCCGACCTTCCGCCAGCCGAGGTCGAGCGTCTCGTCCGCGCCGTGCCCGACAATGTCGGCCGCACGATGATCGAGCTCTATTCCGGCGCCGAATTCGTCGACCGCGTGCGCGAGCTGCCGCTTCAAGGCGCCGGCGCCGCGGCGCTGGAAGCGGCGCATCGCGACGGCCGCCCGGTGATCCTCGCCACGGGCCATTTCGGCAATTACGACGTCGCCCGCGCCGCCCTGATCGCGCGGGGCTACCGGGTCGGTGGTCTCTATCGGCCGATGAAGAACCCGCTCTTCAACGCCCATTACGTCGACGCGATCTCGCAGATCGGCACACCGCTTTTCCCGCGCGGCAAGAAGGGCATGGGGGAAATGGTGCGATTCCTGAAATCCGGCGGGATGCTCGGGCTCCTGATGGACCAGCACATGCGCCACGGCGTGGCGTTATCCTTCTTCGGCCAGACCGCGCTGACCGCGACCTCCGCCGCCGACCTCGCGCTCAAATACGGCGCCGACGTGATCCCGATCTACGGGGTCCGTCAGCCCGATGGCCTGAGTTTCGAGATCGTCGCCGAAGCGCCGATCCCGCATGGCGACCCCGAAGTCATGACCCAGGCGATCAACGACAGCCTCGAACGGCTGACGCGCCGGCACATGGGCCAGTGGTTCTGGATCCACCGCCGCTGGAAGTGA
- a CDS encoding flagellar motor switch protein FliG has translation MPLKGLPDHMQAALTEQIGAMRSVDRATLRAVVEEFIARLESVGLSFPGGIDGALKMLDGHISATAASRLRRLAGASAKADPWDRIAALDPEKLLPVLTEESVEVGAVMLSKLAVSRAADLLGQLPGDRARRIAYAVSQTGNIDPETVRRIGLSLVTQLEAQPVRAFETDPHERIGAILNVSPAATRDDVLTGLTETDEGFAARVRRAIFTFADIPARIQGRDISKMIRGVDQATLVTALAGATGETDAAAAEFILANVSQRMAASLREEMAERGKVKEKDAEAAMTAIIVAVRDLESAGEITMREAEDDED, from the coding sequence GTGCCGCTGAAAGGACTGCCCGACCACATGCAGGCGGCCCTCACCGAGCAGATCGGCGCCATGCGCAGCGTCGACCGCGCCACGCTCCGCGCCGTGGTGGAGGAGTTCATCGCGCGCCTCGAATCGGTCGGCCTCAGCTTTCCGGGCGGCATCGACGGGGCGCTGAAGATGCTCGACGGGCACATCTCGGCCACCGCTGCCAGCCGCCTCCGCCGCCTTGCCGGCGCCTCCGCCAAGGCCGATCCCTGGGACCGCATCGCGGCTCTCGATCCCGAAAAGCTGCTTCCGGTTCTCACCGAAGAAAGCGTCGAGGTGGGGGCGGTGATGCTGTCCAAGCTCGCCGTCTCGCGCGCCGCCGACCTCCTCGGCCAACTCCCCGGCGACCGCGCGCGCCGCATCGCCTATGCCGTCAGCCAGACCGGAAACATCGACCCCGAGACGGTGCGCCGGATCGGTCTCTCACTGGTGACGCAGCTCGAAGCGCAGCCGGTCCGCGCCTTCGAGACTGATCCCCACGAACGCATCGGCGCGATCCTGAACGTCTCGCCCGCCGCGACACGCGACGACGTGCTGACCGGGCTGACCGAGACCGACGAAGGTTTCGCCGCACGGGTCCGCCGCGCGATCTTCACCTTTGCCGACATCCCGGCCCGGATCCAAGGGCGCGACATCTCCAAGATGATCCGGGGCGTCGACCAGGCCACCCTCGTCACCGCGCTCGCCGGCGCGACCGGAGAGACCGACGCCGCAGCCGCCGAATTCATCCTCGCCAACGTGTCCCAGCGCATGGCGGCCTCGCTCCGCGAGGAGATGGCCGAACGCGGGAAGGTGAAGGAAAAGGACGCCGAAGCCGCGATGACCGCGATCATCGTCGCGGTCCGGGATCTGGAAAGCGCGGGCGAGATCACCATGAGAGAGGCCGAGGACGACGAGGACTAG
- a CDS encoding adenylosuccinate lyase: protein MKMKTLLAALALAAGLAPALALAQGCSHERQAQISCAEGQSWDAATRSCVTVGS, encoded by the coding sequence ATGAAGATGAAGACGCTTCTCGCCGCACTCGCCCTCGCCGCCGGCCTCGCGCCAGCCCTCGCCCTCGCGCAGGGATGCAGTCACGAGCGGCAGGCCCAGATCAGCTGTGCCGAAGGCCAAAGCTGGGACGCCGCGACGCGCAGTTGCGTGACCGTCGGAAGCTGA
- the purB gene encoding adenylosuccinate lyase has protein sequence MIPRYSRPEMVAIWSPETKFRIWYEIEAHACDAQAALGVIPKANAEAVWKARDVEFDVARIDEIEAVTKHDVIAFLTHLAEHIGSDDARFVHQGMTSSDVLDTTLNVQLVRAADILMADMDKVLAALKKRAYEHKDTVRIGRSHGIHAEPTTMGLTFARFYAEMDRNKNRLEKARWEVATGAISGAVGTFANIDPAVEEHVCEKLGLRPEPISTQVIPRDRHAMFFATLGVIASSIENVAIEIRHMQRTEVLEAEEFFSPGQKGSSAMPHKRNPVLTENLTGLARLVRMAVVPAMENVALWHERDISHSSVERGIAPDATITLDFALNRLAGVIEKLVVYPENMLKNMNKFKGLVMSQRVLLALTQAGVSREDAYRLVQRNAMKVWETGADFKTELLADPEVTAALSPAEIEEKFDLGYHTKHVDTIFARVFGR, from the coding sequence ATGATCCCCCGCTACTCCCGCCCCGAAATGGTCGCCATCTGGTCGCCCGAGACCAAGTTCCGCATCTGGTACGAGATCGAGGCCCATGCCTGCGACGCGCAGGCGGCGCTCGGCGTGATCCCGAAGGCGAATGCCGAGGCGGTGTGGAAGGCCAGGGACGTCGAGTTCGACGTCGCCCGGATCGACGAGATCGAGGCCGTGACCAAGCACGACGTGATCGCCTTCCTGACACATCTGGCCGAACATATCGGGTCCGATGATGCGCGCTTCGTCCATCAGGGCATGACCTCCTCGGACGTGCTCGACACCACGTTGAACGTCCAGCTCGTCCGCGCCGCCGACATCCTGATGGCCGACATGGACAAGGTGCTCGCCGCGCTGAAGAAGCGCGCCTATGAGCACAAGGACACCGTCCGCATCGGCCGCAGCCACGGCATCCACGCTGAGCCGACGACGATGGGCCTCACCTTCGCCCGCTTCTACGCTGAGATGGACCGCAACAAGAACCGGCTTGAAAAGGCCCGCTGGGAAGTGGCCACGGGCGCGATTTCCGGTGCCGTCGGCACTTTCGCGAACATCGACCCGGCGGTCGAGGAGCATGTCTGCGAGAAACTCGGCCTGCGCCCCGAGCCGATTTCGACGCAAGTGATCCCGCGCGACCGCCACGCGATGTTCTTCGCCACGCTCGGCGTCATCGCGAGCAGCATCGAGAACGTCGCGATCGAGATCCGCCACATGCAGCGCACCGAGGTGCTGGAGGCGGAGGAGTTCTTCTCCCCCGGCCAGAAGGGCTCCTCCGCGATGCCGCACAAGCGCAACCCGGTGCTGACGGAAAACCTCACCGGCCTCGCACGCCTCGTCCGCATGGCGGTGGTGCCCGCGATGGAGAACGTGGCGCTCTGGCACGAGCGCGACATATCACATTCCTCCGTCGAACGCGGCATTGCGCCGGATGCGACGATCACGCTCGATTTCGCGCTGAACCGGCTCGCCGGGGTTATCGAAAAGCTCGTCGTCTACCCCGAGAACATGCTGAAGAACATGAACAAGTTCAAAGGGCTCGTGATGTCGCAGCGGGTCCTTCTGGCGCTGACCCAGGCCGGCGTCAGCCGCGAGGACGCCTACCGCCTCGTGCAGCGCAACGCCATGAAGGTCTGGGAGACAGGCGCCGACTTCAAGACCGAGCTTCTGGCCGATCCCGAGGTCACCGCGGCCCTCTCCCCCGCCGAGATCGAGGAGAAGTTCGACCTCGGCTATCATACCAAGCACGTCGACACGATCTTCGCCCGCGTCTTCGGCAGGTGA
- a CDS encoding glycosyltransferase family 2 protein, with translation MTTPRAKTHLISCIRNEGPFLLEFVAHHLVLGFDRIFIAANNCDDGSGRLLAAMQAAGYVTYLHHRVAPGTIPQHQGYARLRANHDIDGADWLMMLDADEFLNVHIGDHSVNALVAAAPDAADMIALNAATFGSDGIAHWRPGPVTGMFLHRLPTRNRTNGDIKTLTRNPAEYGAIHNHSMVRYRGPKKLLTAMRGDGGLFDINPGRPLWQQLRRMPAADITHDWAQYNHYAVKTPDAYRLRRQRGRGAAPAGEPNTRHDDDYYALRADANLPDSTILRYAPALERMMAEMLADPAIRRCQERTERIFADRLDRSAPGPSRDFP, from the coding sequence GTGACAACGCCCCGCGCGAAAACCCATCTGATCAGCTGCATCCGGAACGAAGGCCCGTTCCTTCTGGAATTCGTCGCCCACCATCTGGTTCTCGGCTTCGACCGGATCTTCATCGCGGCGAACAACTGCGATGACGGCTCCGGCCGGCTTCTCGCGGCGATGCAGGCCGCGGGCTATGTGACCTATCTTCACCACAGGGTCGCGCCGGGCACGATCCCCCAGCATCAGGGCTACGCGCGCCTGCGTGCCAATCACGATATCGACGGCGCCGACTGGCTCATGATGCTCGACGCCGATGAGTTCCTGAACGTCCATATCGGCGATCATAGCGTCAACGCGCTGGTTGCCGCCGCACCGGACGCGGCCGATATGATCGCACTCAATGCCGCGACCTTCGGCAGCGACGGCATCGCGCATTGGCGTCCCGGCCCGGTCACCGGCATGTTCCTCCACCGCCTGCCGACGCGGAACCGCACCAACGGCGACATCAAGACGCTGACCCGCAATCCGGCCGAATACGGCGCGATCCACAACCATTCGATGGTCCGCTACCGGGGGCCGAAAAAGCTGCTGACGGCGATGCGCGGCGATGGCGGCCTTTTCGACATCAACCCGGGCCGCCCGCTCTGGCAGCAACTCCGGCGCATGCCCGCCGCCGACATCACCCACGACTGGGCGCAGTACAACCACTACGCGGTCAAGACCCCCGATGCCTACCGTCTCCGGCGTCAGCGCGGCCGGGGCGCGGCGCCGGCGGGCGAACCCAACACGCGCCACGACGATGATTATTATGCGCTCCGGGCAGACGCCAACCTTCCCGACAGCACGATCCTCCGCTACGCGCCGGCGCTTGAACGGATGATGGCCGAGATGCTCGCCGACCCCGCGATCCGACGCTGCCAGGAACGGACCGAGCGCATCTTCGCGGACCGCCTCGACCGCTCGGCGCCCGGCCCATCGCGGGATTTCCCCTGA
- a CDS encoding DUF6314 family protein, whose translation MQLSDFEGRWALSRRIEDRLTGSEARFTGEAVLRPVPEGLAYREEGLLQLAGGPALTAVRDYLWREAGGRIVVEHGDGRPFHDFDPAEPAARHWCDPDDYRVRYDFALWPVWRAEWVVKGPRKDYTMWSDYSPAA comes from the coding sequence GTGCAACTGAGCGATTTCGAGGGGCGCTGGGCGCTGTCGCGGCGGATCGAGGATCGGCTGACCGGCAGCGAGGCGCGTTTTACGGGGGAAGCCGTCCTGCGTCCGGTGCCGGAGGGATTGGCCTACCGCGAAGAGGGGCTCTTGCAGCTTGCCGGCGGGCCGGCCCTGACGGCGGTGCGCGACTATCTCTGGCGCGAGGCCGGGGGCCGGATTGTCGTGGAGCATGGCGACGGAAGGCCGTTTCATGACTTCGACCCCGCCGAGCCGGCCGCGCGGCACTGGTGCGACCCGGACGACTACCGGGTGCGCTACGATTTCGCCCTCTGGCCGGTCTGGCGGGCGGAATGGGTCGTGAAGGGTCCCCGCAAGGACTACACGATGTGGAGCGATTACAGCCCCGCCGCCTGA
- a CDS encoding bifunctional alpha/beta hydrolase/OsmC family protein, giving the protein MATERITFPGHSGAELSARLDLPEGPHLATALFAHCFTCGKDIVAARRIAARLAAMGFAVLRFDFTGLGQSEGDFAETGFLSNVDDLIAAAKWLEGQKLPPTLLIGHSLGGAAVLKAAAGIASVRAVVTIGAPFDPGHVTRNFAGALDRIAAEGATEVDLGGRPVRIGRALVRDVAAENLAPAIASLKLALLVMHAPRDNIVGIENATEIFRAAKHPKSFVTLDDADHLITRPADADYAAEVIAAWSARYLDLKPPAPSPGAPEGIVRVSEADPEGFLQNVQSGPLHHALSDEPETYGGTNRGMSPYGFLAAGLGACTSMTIRMYARRKGWPLTHVRVDVSHDKVHAQDAEAGGNRIDLFRREITLEGGLDADQRARLLEIADKCPVHRTLEKGARVETRLVQAAGL; this is encoded by the coding sequence ATGGCCACCGAACGCATCACCTTTCCGGGCCATTCCGGCGCCGAATTGTCGGCCCGGCTCGACCTGCCCGAGGGCCCGCACCTGGCGACCGCGCTCTTTGCCCATTGCTTCACTTGCGGCAAGGACATCGTGGCGGCCCGCCGCATCGCCGCGCGTCTGGCGGCGATGGGCTTCGCGGTGCTGCGCTTCGATTTCACCGGGCTCGGCCAGAGCGAGGGCGATTTCGCCGAAACCGGCTTTCTTTCCAATGTCGATGACCTGATTGCCGCCGCCAAATGGCTTGAGGGTCAGAAGTTGCCCCCCACGCTCCTCATCGGCCATTCGCTGGGCGGGGCGGCGGTCTTGAAGGCGGCCGCGGGGATCGCATCGGTTCGCGCCGTCGTCACCATCGGTGCGCCCTTCGATCCCGGCCATGTCACCCGGAACTTCGCCGGCGCCCTCGACCGGATCGCGGCCGAGGGCGCGACCGAGGTCGATCTCGGCGGCCGCCCGGTCCGTATCGGCCGCGCGCTTGTGCGGGACGTGGCGGCCGAAAACCTTGCCCCGGCCATCGCCAGCCTCAAACTCGCGCTTCTCGTCATGCACGCGCCCCGTGACAACATTGTCGGGATCGAGAACGCCACCGAGATCTTCAGGGCCGCGAAACATCCCAAGAGTTTCGTCACCCTCGACGATGCCGACCACCTGATCACACGGCCCGCCGACGCCGATTATGCCGCCGAGGTCATCGCCGCTTGGTCCGCGCGCTATCTGGACCTCAAGCCCCCCGCGCCATCGCCCGGCGCGCCGGAAGGCATCGTGCGCGTGTCCGAGGCCGACCCGGAGGGCTTTCTCCAGAACGTCCAGTCAGGCCCCCTCCACCACGCGCTGTCGGACGAGCCGGAGACCTATGGCGGCACCAATCGCGGCATGTCGCCCTATGGCTTCCTCGCCGCCGGCCTCGGCGCCTGCACGTCGATGACGATCCGCATGTATGCCCGGCGGAAAGGCTGGCCGCTGACCCATGTCCGCGTCGATGTCAGCCACGACAAGGTCCATGCGCAGGACGCCGAAGCCGGCGGGAACCGGATCGACCTTTTCCGGCGCGAGATCACGCTCGAAGGCGGGCTTGACGCGGACCAGCGCGCGCGCCTTCTCGAAATCGCCGACAAATGCCCCGTGCACCGGACGCTTGAGAAAGGTGCCCGTGTCGAAACCCGGCTGGTTCAGGCGGCGGGGCTGTAA
- the dddP gene encoding dimethylsulfonioproprionate lyase DddP → MTQHYSDTRKIDPTKGATLPDGSPNDNNRIEIGPTQLAFREWEAAGLTLPNLARMREFRWKRLTQAIVDRGWGGLLMFDPLNIRYATDTTNMQLWNTHNPFRAVLLCADGYMVIWDYKNSPFLADYNPLVRESRSGASMFYFSTGDRGHHVASAFVSEVDELMRAHAGTNRRLGVDKIMVQGLRALERAGFTVEEGEECTEKTRAIKGPDEILAMRCAHDACEKSIAAMEKACREGVPQGNMSEDDVWAVLHAENIKRGGEWIETRLLASGPRTNPWFQECGPRIIQPNEIVAFDTDLIGSYGICIDISRTWWVGDARPTNSMIYAMRHAHEHIMTNMEMLKPGVSIRELVFGGHTLDEQFQKLKYGCKMHGVGLCDEWPSVDYPDQWHDGAFDYEIEPGMVLCVEALVSPDGGDFSIKLEDQVLITETGYENLTTYPFDAALMGR, encoded by the coding sequence ATGACACAGCATTACAGCGACACCCGCAAGATCGACCCGACCAAGGGCGCGACCCTGCCCGACGGCAGCCCGAACGACAACAACCGGATCGAGATCGGCCCGACCCAGCTTGCCTTCCGGGAATGGGAAGCGGCGGGGCTGACCCTGCCGAACCTCGCCCGGATGCGGGAATTCCGCTGGAAGCGGCTCACGCAAGCCATCGTCGATCGCGGCTGGGGTGGCCTTCTGATGTTCGATCCCCTGAACATCCGCTACGCGACCGACACCACGAACATGCAGCTCTGGAACACCCACAACCCGTTCCGCGCGGTCCTGCTCTGCGCCGACGGCTACATGGTGATCTGGGACTACAAGAACTCGCCCTTCCTCGCCGACTACAATCCCCTGGTCCGCGAAAGCCGGTCCGGCGCGTCGATGTTCTACTTCTCGACCGGCGACAGGGGGCACCATGTCGCGTCGGCCTTCGTGTCCGAGGTCGATGAGCTGATGCGCGCCCATGCCGGCACCAACCGCCGGCTCGGTGTCGACAAGATCATGGTGCAGGGCCTGCGCGCCCTCGAACGCGCGGGCTTCACCGTCGAGGAAGGCGAGGAATGCACGGAGAAGACGCGCGCCATCAAGGGGCCGGACGAGATCCTCGCGATGCGCTGCGCCCATGATGCCTGCGAGAAATCCATCGCCGCGATGGAGAAAGCCTGCCGCGAAGGCGTGCCGCAGGGCAACATGAGCGAGGACGACGTCTGGGCGGTCCTGCACGCCGAGAACATCAAGCGCGGCGGCGAGTGGATCGAGACGCGGCTTCTGGCCTCCGGCCCCCGCACCAATCCCTGGTTCCAGGAATGCGGCCCCCGGATCATCCAGCCGAACGAGATCGTCGCCTTCGACACCGACCTCATAGGCTCCTACGGGATCTGCATCGACATTTCGCGCACCTGGTGGGTGGGCGACGCCAGGCCGACCAACTCCATGATCTACGCCATGCGCCACGCGCATGAGCACATCATGACGAACATGGAGATGCTGAAACCCGGCGTCAGCATCAGGGAACTTGTTTTCGGCGGTCACACGCTAGACGAACAGTTCCAGAAGCTGAAATACGGCTGCAAGATGCATGGTGTCGGCCTTTGCGACGAATGGCCCTCGGTCGATTATCCCGACCAGTGGCACGACGGCGCCTTCGACTACGAGATCGAGCCCGGAATGGTCCTGTGCGTCGAGGCGCTGGTCTCGCCGGACGGCGGCGATTTCTCGATCAAGCTCGAGGATCAGGTCCTGATCACCGAGACGGGCTACGAGAACCTCACGACCTATCCGTTCGACGCCGCCCTGATGGGCCGCTAG
- a CDS encoding heme-dependent oxidative N-demethylase family protein — MTVLQTRLPAYPWMDPRLARLPGILPLDPADWLRVDEAYAGQMAVRDRLIADRPSDVLALTAGAVPAAAELYRTVLADLPGLGFRVSSSEVVRPDGVTVALDPEPPLRTLGRLVQEDLCLMEPGGEGEHVLTGAVLCFPASWTLAEKIGHPLVRIHVPVRDYDAGLAPRVQRLFDAIRPERPLWRMNYNRYMTADLFQPRREGDPRPRPAGPAPYIRCERQCLLRLPETGAVVFSIHTYVVAVEALPEAARAALEDCGVA, encoded by the coding sequence ATGACCGTGCTTCAGACCCGATTGCCCGCCTATCCCTGGATGGACCCGCGACTTGCGCGGCTGCCCGGCATCCTGCCGCTCGACCCTGCCGACTGGTTGCGGGTGGACGAAGCCTATGCCGGGCAGATGGCCGTCCGTGACCGGCTGATCGCGGACCGGCCCTCCGACGTGCTTGCGCTGACCGCGGGGGCCGTTCCGGCGGCGGCGGAGCTTTACCGCACCGTTCTGGCCGATCTGCCGGGGCTTGGCTTTCGTGTCTCGTCTTCCGAGGTCGTGCGGCCCGACGGCGTCACCGTCGCCCTCGATCCGGAACCGCCTTTGCGGACGCTCGGGCGATTGGTGCAGGAGGATCTGTGCCTGATGGAGCCGGGCGGGGAAGGGGAGCATGTGCTGACCGGGGCGGTCCTCTGTTTCCCGGCCTCCTGGACGCTGGCCGAGAAGATCGGACACCCGCTTGTCCGCATCCACGTGCCGGTCCGGGACTACGATGCGGGCCTCGCGCCCCGGGTGCAGCGGCTCTTCGATGCGATCCGCCCCGAACGCCCGCTCTGGCGGATGAACTACAACCGCTACATGACGGCCGACCTTTTCCAGCCCCGGCGCGAGGGCGATCCGCGCCCGAGGCCCGCCGGACCCGCGCCCTATATCCGCTGCGAGCGGCAATGCCTGCTCAGGTTGCCGGAAACCGGGGCGGTCGTGTTCTCGATCCATACCTACGTGGTCGCGGTGGAGGCGTTGCCGGAGGCGGCGCGGGCTGCGCTTGAGGATTGCGGCGTCGCCTAG
- a CDS encoding NAD(P)-dependent oxidoreductase translates to MAERIGVIGLGRMGRAIAAGLAGAGFDTTGWNRSPVDPSEVSVPLAPDLASLVVASDIVILSLFDDIAVTEVMEKLLTLDLSGKLIADTSTVRPETLRGFAARLGTTGACAVDAPISGGPEMVAARTAGMFLGGAEADIDRFRPAAGAIAGAVRAVGPLGAGVAAKIANNILLAGSLQALKEAVQTGLAAGLDLRTLVTFLSEGPAANGFFRARLPEILGDSERVGFPVAGALKDIDLFLDVAGRLGVNAPATAAAKASFEAVADKGFAEQDVAMVIRDVWQTGHRDV, encoded by the coding sequence ATGGCGGAACGGATCGGGGTCATCGGGCTGGGACGCATGGGACGGGCGATTGCCGCCGGCCTCGCCGGGGCGGGCTTCGATACCACCGGCTGGAACCGCTCACCCGTTGACCCGTCCGAAGTCTCCGTGCCGCTTGCGCCCGACCTCGCTTCCCTGGTGGTCGCGAGCGACATCGTGATCCTGTCACTCTTCGACGACATCGCCGTGACCGAGGTGATGGAGAAACTCCTTACCCTCGATCTTTCCGGCAAGCTGATTGCCGACACCTCGACGGTCCGGCCCGAGACCCTGCGCGGCTTTGCCGCCCGCCTCGGCACTACGGGCGCCTGCGCCGTCGATGCGCCAATTTCGGGCGGGCCGGAGATGGTGGCAGCGCGGACCGCCGGCATGTTCCTCGGCGGCGCCGAGGCCGATATCGACCGCTTCCGCCCGGCGGCCGGGGCAATCGCCGGTGCGGTTCGCGCCGTTGGCCCGCTGGGCGCCGGCGTCGCCGCGAAGATCGCGAACAACATCCTCCTCGCCGGTTCGTTGCAGGCGCTGAAAGAGGCGGTCCAGACCGGCCTCGCCGCCGGGCTCGATCTGCGAACGCTCGTGACGTTTCTCAGTGAAGGTCCTGCGGCGAACGGGTTCTTTCGCGCCCGTCTGCCGGAAATTCTCGGCGACAGCGAGCGGGTTGGCTTCCCCGTTGCCGGCGCCCTGAAGGACATTGATCTTTTTCTCGACGTGGCGGGCCGCCTCGGCGTCAATGCTCCGGCGACGGCCGCGGCGAAAGCCAGCTTCGAGGCCGTGGCGGACAAGGGCTTCGCCGAACAGGACGTGGCGATGGTGATCCGCGACGTCTGGCAAACCGGCCACCGCGACGTCTAG